One genomic window of Candidatus Pseudobacter hemicellulosilyticus includes the following:
- the nadB gene encoding L-aspartate oxidase — translation MQTDFLVIGSGIAGLTFALKAARQFPDRKILVITKSQADETNTKYAQGGIAGVTDFERDSFDKHIEDTLIAGDGLCNKAVVEIVVKEGVDRIREIIDWGTQFDKEDDGDFKLGKEGGHSEFRILHHKDVTGREMERALLEAVAAHPSIEIIKHCFVVDLITQHHLGYLVTKSTPNIECYGVYVLNHQTQQIEKIFSRITLLATGGNGQVYRSTTNPHIATGDGVAMVYRAKGRIENMEFIQFHPTALYEPGVRGQSFLITEAVRGDGGILRNKNGEAFMERYDARKDLAPRDIVARAIDSEMKITGTEHVYLDVRHMPFDKFMEHFPNIYEKCKSIGIDVTKDLIPVAPAAHYSCGGIKADEWGRTSITNLYAAGECASTGLHGANRLASNSLLEAMVFAHRCFMDATQRIRNGNRGGLAVEPSDIPDWNASGTTEPKEMILITQSLKEVQQIMSDYVGIVRTNTRLERALKRLDLLWEETESLYETSVLSPQLCELRNMITVSYLIVKCAHFRKESRGLHFNTDYTEKSPLVQNIVL, via the coding sequence ATGCAAACTGATTTCTTAGTCATAGGCTCTGGTATTGCCGGCCTCACATTTGCCCTGAAGGCCGCCCGGCAGTTTCCCGACAGAAAGATCCTGGTGATCACCAAGTCCCAGGCGGATGAGACCAATACCAAATACGCGCAGGGCGGCATTGCCGGCGTAACGGATTTTGAACGTGATAGTTTCGACAAACATATCGAGGACACCCTGATTGCCGGCGATGGGCTGTGCAATAAGGCGGTAGTGGAGATTGTGGTGAAAGAAGGGGTGGACCGTATCCGCGAGATCATTGACTGGGGCACCCAGTTTGACAAAGAGGACGATGGCGACTTTAAGCTGGGCAAGGAAGGCGGGCATAGTGAGTTCCGCATCCTGCACCATAAAGATGTTACCGGCCGGGAAATGGAAAGGGCCCTGCTGGAAGCTGTAGCTGCCCATCCCAGTATTGAGATCATCAAGCATTGTTTTGTGGTAGACCTGATCACCCAGCACCACCTGGGTTACCTGGTCACCAAGAGTACGCCCAATATTGAATGTTACGGGGTCTATGTGCTGAACCACCAGACCCAGCAGATCGAGAAGATCTTTTCCCGCATTACCCTGCTGGCTACCGGCGGTAATGGCCAGGTATACCGCTCTACTACCAATCCCCATATTGCCACTGGTGATGGTGTGGCCATGGTGTACCGCGCCAAAGGAAGGATCGAGAACATGGAGTTCATCCAGTTCCACCCTACTGCGCTCTATGAACCGGGCGTAAGGGGCCAGTCGTTCCTGATCACCGAAGCGGTGCGGGGTGATGGCGGTATCCTCCGCAACAAGAATGGCGAGGCGTTCATGGAACGGTATGATGCGCGCAAGGACCTGGCGCCCCGTGATATTGTGGCCCGCGCTATTGACAGTGAAATGAAGATCACCGGTACAGAGCATGTGTACCTGGATGTACGGCATATGCCCTTTGATAAATTCATGGAGCATTTCCCCAATATCTACGAGAAATGCAAATCCATTGGCATTGATGTCACCAAAGACCTGATCCCTGTGGCGCCGGCAGCTCACTACAGCTGCGGCGGTATTAAAGCAGATGAATGGGGACGAACCAGTATCACCAATCTCTATGCTGCCGGGGAATGCGCCAGCACAGGCCTGCATGGCGCCAACCGACTGGCCAGCAACTCGCTCCTGGAAGCGATGGTGTTTGCGCACCGCTGCTTTATGGATGCCACCCAGCGGATCCGGAATGGCAACCGGGGCGGACTGGCAGTGGAGCCTTCAGATATACCCGACTGGAATGCCAGCGGCACTACTGAGCCCAAGGAAATGATCCTCATTACCCAAAGCCTGAAGGAAGTGCAGCAGATCATGAGTGATTATGTAGGTATTGTACGAACCAATACCCGCCTGGAAAGAGCGCTCAAGCGACTGGACCTGTTATGGGAAGAGACAGAATCCCTGTATGAGACCAGCGTACTGTCGCCCCAGCTCTGTGAATTGCGCAACATGATCACCGTGAGTTACCTGATTGTAAAATGCGCCCATTTCCGTAAGGAGAGCAGGGGCCTGCATTTCAATACTGACTATACGGAAAAGAGCCCGCTGGTACAAAATATAGTACTGTAA
- the galK gene encoding galactokinase, with amino-acid sequence MLVDRLRKQFRDLYGKDASIAASPGRVNLIGEHTDYNEGFVLPGGVDKKMYVAYALNNTDTINVYASQFNESASFKPADTLTPQKGWLNYLLGVTHHIKAKGKTIGGVDIILDGDVPVGAGMSSSAALCSAYGFALNEQFGLGLSRMELALIGQATEHTFVGAKVGIMDQFASLHGKKGHVMKLDCRSLEYEYIPFDFPDYKIVLVNSMVTHSLASSEYNVRRQQCEEGVAILKKHQPAINSLRDVSLDFLNAHKEELSPVVYDRCWYVVTEEARLLKGCEALAKGDLDSFGKLMIATHNGLSKQYAVSCTQLDFLAERAGLIEGVAGSRMMGGGFGGCTINIVKADKVDAFTQQIQQAFEGLFKVTPEVYVTQIEDGARIL; translated from the coding sequence ATGTTAGTCGATCGTTTGCGAAAACAGTTCCGGGACCTCTATGGAAAAGACGCTTCAATTGCAGCCTCCCCCGGCCGTGTGAATTTAATTGGTGAGCACACAGACTATAACGAAGGTTTTGTGCTGCCCGGCGGTGTGGACAAGAAAATGTATGTAGCCTACGCCCTGAATAATACGGATACTATCAATGTATACGCCAGCCAGTTCAATGAATCGGCTTCCTTCAAACCTGCGGACACCCTGACACCCCAGAAAGGATGGCTGAACTACCTCCTGGGCGTAACACACCATATCAAAGCCAAAGGCAAAACGATCGGCGGTGTGGACATTATCCTCGATGGCGATGTACCTGTAGGCGCCGGCATGAGCTCCTCTGCCGCCCTCTGCTCTGCTTATGGCTTTGCCCTGAACGAGCAGTTTGGACTGGGACTGAGCCGCATGGAGCTGGCGCTGATAGGCCAGGCCACAGAACATACTTTTGTAGGCGCCAAAGTGGGCATCATGGACCAGTTTGCCAGCCTGCACGGCAAAAAAGGCCATGTGATGAAACTGGACTGCCGCAGCCTGGAGTATGAATACATTCCCTTTGATTTCCCCGATTACAAGATCGTACTGGTCAACAGCATGGTGACCCATAGCCTGGCCAGCTCTGAATACAATGTGAGAAGGCAGCAGTGTGAGGAAGGTGTAGCCATCCTGAAAAAACACCAGCCTGCTATCAACTCGCTCCGGGACGTAAGCCTTGATTTCCTCAACGCCCATAAAGAAGAGTTGTCTCCCGTGGTCTATGACCGCTGCTGGTATGTGGTAACAGAGGAAGCCAGGCTGCTCAAGGGTTGTGAAGCCCTGGCCAAAGGAGACCTGGACAGTTTCGGCAAACTGATGATCGCTACACACAATGGCCTCAGCAAACAATACGCTGTAAGCTGCACCCAGCTGGACTTCCTGGCGGAACGCGCAGGATTGATTGAAGGCGTGGCCGGTTCCCGGATGATGGGCGGTGGCTTTGGCGGCTGCACTATCAACATTGTGAAAGCTGATAAGGTGGACGCTTTCACCCAGCAGATCCAGCAGGCCTTTGAAGGACTGTTCAAAGTGACCCCTGAAGTTTACGTGACGCAGATCGAAGACGGCGCCCGCATTTTATAG
- a CDS encoding YafY family protein, protein MNRIDRLHAILTHLQSKKRVTAQEIANRFHISLRTVYRDVKALDESGVPVIGEAGSGYSIMEGYRLPPVMFSPEEANALLLGGKLAEKMSDASVQKHFEAALYKIKAVMRSSDKDNLDHLTDHIAVMRYRPVQAEQGPDPHLAVLQRCIVEKRAINICYQSGKNDEETHRIVEPIGLWYYSQYWHLIGWCRLRNNYRDFRVNRIQRLQTLDERFLEANHPTLKAYIESLVRDTSGLQEVVIRVDAEVARYIHESRYFYGFVREEKEADFVRMVFLTSSLHYFGRWLLMFTGGVQVESPVQLQEELRRIIALAQEQFSR, encoded by the coding sequence GTGAACCGCATTGACCGTCTGCACGCCATCCTCACGCATCTTCAAAGCAAGAAAAGGGTTACCGCCCAGGAAATCGCTAACCGGTTTCATATCAGCCTGCGTACGGTTTACCGTGATGTGAAGGCGCTGGATGAAAGTGGTGTGCCTGTTATTGGCGAAGCAGGCAGCGGTTATTCCATCATGGAGGGCTATCGCCTGCCACCGGTCATGTTTTCCCCTGAAGAGGCCAATGCGCTGCTGCTGGGTGGTAAGCTGGCCGAGAAAATGTCAGACGCCTCCGTTCAGAAACATTTTGAAGCGGCCCTTTACAAGATCAAAGCGGTGATGCGCTCCTCCGATAAGGACAACCTGGATCACCTGACGGATCATATTGCCGTGATGCGCTACAGGCCTGTACAGGCCGAGCAGGGCCCTGATCCGCACCTGGCCGTCCTGCAGCGCTGCATTGTAGAGAAAAGGGCCATCAATATCTGTTACCAGTCCGGCAAGAACGATGAAGAAACACACCGCATAGTGGAACCTATTGGTCTCTGGTATTACAGCCAGTACTGGCACCTGATCGGCTGGTGCCGGCTGCGCAACAATTACCGGGATTTCCGGGTGAACCGTATCCAGCGACTGCAAACCCTGGATGAGCGGTTCCTGGAGGCCAATCATCCCACCCTGAAAGCCTATATAGAATCCCTGGTCAGGGATACTTCCGGCCTGCAGGAAGTGGTGATCCGGGTGGATGCGGAAGTGGCCCGCTATATCCACGAGTCCCGGTATTTCTATGGTTTTGTCCGGGAAGAAAAGGAAGCGGATTTTGTGCGGATGGTCTTTCTTACCAGTTCCCTTCATTATTTCGGTCGCTGGCTGCTGATGTTCACCGGTGGCGTGCAGGTGGAATCACCGGTGCAGCTCCAGGAAGAGCTGCGCAGGATCATAGCGCTGGCCCAGGAACAGTTTTCCCGATAA
- a CDS encoding 3-hydroxyacyl-CoA dehydrogenase NAD-binding domain-containing protein, whose translation MVQTVCVCGAGTMGRGIAQVAAQSSLPVVLYDVHAESLEKAHVALQADLQALVDRKKISPQEQAAISSQIRFSSDLNDCIADIIIEAIVERTAVKVGLFNQLAEVNHSETIFATNTSSLSVTELARQVVQPSRLAGMHFFNPAPVMKLVEVVNTSFTSPATTAAIMTLARQFGKTPVLCQDAPGFIVNHVARPYYLEALRLVEPGLTDMETVDSLLEATGFRMGPFKLMDLIGNDINYAVSCSVYEQLGSPLRLQPSPIQAAKVSKGELGRKTGKGYYQYS comes from the coding sequence ATGGTCCAGACAGTTTGTGTTTGCGGCGCCGGAACCATGGGCCGCGGTATTGCCCAGGTAGCTGCACAAAGCAGTTTACCGGTGGTCCTCTACGATGTACATGCGGAGAGCCTGGAGAAAGCCCATGTGGCCCTGCAGGCCGACCTGCAGGCGCTGGTGGACAGGAAAAAGATCAGCCCGCAGGAACAGGCTGCCATCAGCAGCCAGATCCGTTTCAGCAGCGACCTGAACGATTGTATTGCTGATATCATCATTGAAGCCATTGTAGAGAGAACGGCCGTCAAAGTAGGCCTCTTCAACCAGCTGGCGGAAGTGAACCATAGTGAAACCATCTTTGCCACCAATACTTCCTCTCTGTCCGTTACTGAACTGGCCAGGCAGGTAGTACAGCCTTCCAGGCTGGCAGGGATGCATTTCTTTAACCCGGCCCCGGTAATGAAACTGGTAGAGGTAGTGAACACGTCTTTTACCAGCCCCGCCACTACAGCGGCCATCATGACCCTGGCCCGGCAGTTCGGCAAAACACCCGTGCTTTGCCAGGATGCACCCGGCTTTATTGTGAACCATGTGGCCAGGCCCTATTACCTGGAAGCGCTCAGACTGGTGGAACCCGGACTGACCGATATGGAGACGGTGGACAGCCTGCTGGAAGCTACGGGATTCAGGATGGGGCCCTTCAAACTGATGGACCTGATCGGCAATGATATCAACTACGCAGTAAGCTGTTCCGTGTATGAACAACTGGGCAGTCCGCTGCGCCTTCAACCGTCCCCTATCCAGGCAGCTAAAGTGAGCAAGGGAGAGTTAGGCAGAAAAACAGGCAAAGGGTATTATCAATATAGTTGA
- a CDS encoding NAD-dependent epimerase/dehydratase family protein, translating into MEQNKQHKILLTGGTGFLGAYILKELVEQGYSVRALRRTSKLPFFLPAHIFDRVEWVEGDLLDIISLEEAMDGIDTVIHAAAKVSFDPADKQELFRININGTANVVNAALICNIRRLVYISSVAALGRSATGDTVNEEKKWQKSKTNTWYAISKFQAEREVWRGMGEGLDVVVLNPSTILGYGDWKNSSAAIFRNVYQEFPWYTNGVNGFVDVEDVARATVRLMESDLVNQQFIVSGDNWPFRQLFNSIADAFGKKQPAKMATPFLGSIAWRLEKLKSLFTGKRPLLTRQSAKVAQSKTYFDNSKILSALPGFSFTPLQVSVEKACRQYHQYLSNGGQ; encoded by the coding sequence TTGGAGCAGAACAAGCAGCATAAGATCCTACTCACCGGGGGCACTGGTTTCCTTGGAGCATATATCCTGAAAGAATTGGTGGAACAGGGCTATTCCGTACGCGCCCTGAGAAGAACATCCAAACTGCCCTTCTTCCTGCCCGCCCATATCTTTGATCGCGTGGAATGGGTTGAGGGCGACCTGCTGGACATCATTTCCCTTGAAGAAGCCATGGACGGTATTGATACCGTGATCCATGCCGCCGCTAAAGTGTCCTTTGATCCCGCCGATAAACAGGAATTATTCCGGATCAATATCAATGGCACCGCCAATGTGGTGAACGCCGCGCTCATCTGTAACATACGCCGGCTGGTCTATATCAGCTCAGTAGCCGCATTGGGCAGAAGCGCCACCGGAGATACGGTGAACGAAGAAAAAAAATGGCAGAAAAGCAAGACCAATACCTGGTACGCCATCAGCAAATTCCAGGCTGAACGGGAAGTATGGCGCGGCATGGGCGAAGGCCTGGACGTGGTAGTACTGAACCCAAGCACCATCCTCGGTTATGGCGACTGGAAAAATTCCAGCGCCGCCATCTTCCGGAACGTATACCAGGAATTCCCCTGGTACACCAATGGGGTGAACGGATTTGTAGATGTAGAGGATGTGGCCAGGGCTACCGTACGCCTCATGGAAAGCGACCTGGTGAACCAGCAGTTCATTGTATCCGGCGACAACTGGCCCTTCCGCCAGCTGTTTAACAGCATTGCCGATGCCTTCGGCAAAAAGCAACCGGCTAAAATGGCTACCCCATTCCTGGGCAGCATTGCCTGGCGGCTGGAAAAGCTGAAATCACTGTTCACCGGCAAACGCCCCCTGCTGACCCGGCAAAGCGCAAAAGTGGCGCAAAGCAAAACCTATTTCGACAATAGCAAGATCCTTAGCGCCCTGCCCGGTTTCTCCTTTACACCCCTGCAGGTCAGCGTGGAAAAAGCCTGTCGCCAATACCACCAGTACCTGTCCAATGGCGGACAGTAG
- a CDS encoding carboxypeptidase-like regulatory domain-containing protein, producing the protein MKQITFLCLLFALTGTLTAQEKHFTVLGKVVDSATGQPLAGASAYCQNTTHGAVTNAEGVFTLRLPGGGYDLVLSYTGYGKKLLRISSSQPAMDTLPIELVKQEASLEEVAVVASTEVPNGLEKYGAFFLRHFIGTTPNAAECTLTNPEALHFFYTKKRNRLKVTAKEDLLISNQALGYTIRYQLDSFSYDYNTNISQYTGFPFFIETDSTEEMTAAWKRNRARTYLGSRLHFMRALYDSTVTDEGFQVEKLNDEDLKDVKGTLIPDLYDSTLYLADSNDVTIGWSGRYRISYRKVYPDKNFLKEFKLPADSKTQITLLNVTDGFVIEQNGYFYEQYDVINTGYWAWKKLAELLPYNYEYE; encoded by the coding sequence ATGAAACAGATCACCTTTCTCTGTCTGCTGTTTGCCCTCACCGGGACGCTGACCGCCCAGGAAAAGCATTTCACCGTATTGGGTAAAGTGGTGGACTCAGCTACCGGACAGCCGCTGGCCGGCGCCTCCGCCTATTGCCAGAATACCACTCATGGCGCTGTCACCAATGCTGAAGGCGTTTTCACCCTTCGCCTGCCCGGCGGCGGGTACGACCTGGTGCTGTCCTATACCGGGTATGGAAAAAAACTGCTGCGCATCAGCAGCAGCCAGCCGGCAATGGATACCCTGCCGATAGAACTGGTGAAACAGGAAGCCTCCCTGGAAGAAGTGGCCGTGGTGGCCAGCACTGAAGTGCCCAACGGCCTCGAAAAATATGGCGCCTTCTTCCTCCGGCATTTTATCGGCACCACCCCCAATGCCGCAGAATGCACCCTCACCAATCCCGAAGCCCTGCACTTTTTCTATACCAAAAAAAGAAACCGGCTGAAGGTCACCGCCAAAGAAGACCTGCTGATCAGCAATCAGGCCCTGGGGTATACCATCCGCTACCAGCTGGACTCCTTCAGCTATGACTACAACACCAATATCAGCCAGTATACCGGTTTCCCCTTCTTCATAGAAACAGACAGCACCGAAGAAATGACCGCCGCCTGGAAACGCAACAGGGCCCGCACCTACCTGGGCTCCCGTCTGCATTTCATGCGCGCCCTGTACGATAGCACTGTAACAGATGAAGGATTCCAGGTAGAAAAACTGAATGATGAAGACCTGAAAGATGTGAAAGGCACCCTGATCCCGGACCTCTATGATTCCACCCTATACCTGGCTGACAGCAATGATGTGACCATTGGCTGGAGCGGCCGCTACCGGATCAGCTACAGAAAGGTTTATCCCGATAAAAACTTCCTGAAGGAATTCAAACTGCCCGCTGACAGCAAGACCCAGATCACCCTGCTCAATGTGACCGATGGCTTTGTAATAGAACAGAACGGCTACTTCTATGAACAGTACGACGTGATCAATACCGGCTACTGGGCCTGGAAAAAACTGGCAGAGCTGCTGCCTTACAACTACGAATACGAGTAA
- a CDS encoding histidine kinase — MLLTCCLSFLLSFLPSASPVVAQEYNYVHYTMRDGLAGSIVYQLCQDKDGFIWFATEAGLSRFDGTHFRTFNTSDGLPEAEILQVFADSKGRVWIAPFRNTICYYYKGKLHTQENDSMLKKIPISSIVMDFREARDSTVCFMHGSSATLIIPDPKNRTDSIFTIHWKDHIMGFGPGLTNNTYLLLTTDSVFTYDLNKKRIIYGRKSPIKKKDSLLMGGDERISYYIKNRYRIAGTQGNPNFISTYSGAFFYDSIHRSTLLDSFLLGKTVHRAMIDREQNFWFATNNGVYKLMSREVRSWLSQPGSSFEIFSLLEHKGLLLAGSDKGRLCLINRENRHVDSISFDQYLTVDQHITNANRLTAICSTPDNKLLLGFDTHLARFDPVTRKSQISLLAVLKSITLVNQDTILVGTGHIVLLMNSQNLQPLDTIWPGRTTVASFANNTYYIGTVNGLYAVDRKKRSQFLGASIRPLTFRIAAIQPAPDGSVWVATYGNGIVQLRDNKIVRHLTEEKGLTSNICRSLFLHNRYLWAGTDKGICKIDLDLPATPIVSYTVNDGLPSNIINTLYVDDNIVYVGTVSGLTLFNESRLKSFSRCDLRLLNMDASGISIIPDSNRIQLDYLKNNLRFSFVGISYKSGGDILYRYRLKGLNNSWDSTHQTTLEYPGLPPGDYQLELSAINKFGIKSEPLLISFSIDAPFWQTIWFKLSSVASIIVLAWWLIRRRYAILQRREQEKATLQSRMNELEQQALRSQMNPHFIFNCLNSIQNFIIRNDFETTNQYLTEFAYLLRQTLDNSSRSTISLHNEITYLDRYLKMERMRFANAFTYTIEVDPLLDQETIMIPAMLLQPYVENSVRHGVRHMTDNNGHISIQFISEQDTLVCVITDNGIGRKRAAETRSRLHVEYQSKGMSLTAERIRVLNRVLVHPITLEIVDLADDSGAAAGTRITLRFPPFIQSQPNAYDTSNNN, encoded by the coding sequence TTGCTGCTTACCTGCTGCCTTAGTTTTCTGCTCAGTTTCCTGCCTTCCGCTTCACCTGTAGTTGCACAGGAATACAATTATGTTCATTATACGATGCGGGATGGGCTGGCCGGATCAATCGTTTATCAACTCTGCCAGGACAAGGATGGTTTTATCTGGTTTGCCACTGAGGCCGGTCTCTCCCGTTTTGATGGAACTCATTTCCGGACCTTCAATACTTCAGACGGATTGCCAGAGGCGGAAATACTGCAGGTCTTCGCCGATTCAAAAGGAAGGGTATGGATCGCCCCCTTCCGGAATACCATCTGCTATTACTATAAAGGGAAACTGCATACCCAGGAAAATGACAGCATGCTGAAAAAAATCCCTATCAGCTCCATCGTCATGGATTTCAGGGAAGCCAGGGACAGTACAGTTTGCTTTATGCATGGAAGCTCAGCCACCTTAATCATTCCTGATCCCAAAAATAGGACCGACAGCATTTTTACCATTCATTGGAAGGACCACATAATGGGCTTTGGCCCCGGCCTGACAAACAATACCTACCTCCTCCTTACAACCGATTCTGTTTTCACCTATGACCTGAACAAAAAAAGGATCATTTACGGGCGGAAATCACCTATCAAAAAAAAGGACTCCCTGCTCATGGGAGGGGATGAACGTATATCTTATTATATTAAGAACCGGTACAGAATAGCAGGCACACAAGGCAATCCCAATTTTATCAGTACTTATTCAGGCGCCTTCTTTTACGATTCCATTCACAGATCCACCCTATTGGATTCTTTTCTCCTGGGCAAGACCGTTCACCGGGCAATGATTGACAGGGAGCAGAATTTCTGGTTTGCCACCAACAACGGTGTCTATAAACTGATGTCCCGGGAGGTCAGGTCCTGGCTTTCACAGCCGGGATCCTCTTTTGAGATTTTTTCCCTGCTTGAGCATAAAGGACTGTTACTGGCGGGTTCTGACAAAGGAAGGCTCTGTTTGATCAACAGAGAAAACAGGCATGTAGATTCCATCAGCTTTGATCAGTACCTGACCGTTGATCAACATATCACCAATGCCAACCGGCTTACAGCTATCTGCTCCACCCCTGACAATAAACTGTTGCTGGGCTTTGATACCCACCTCGCCCGTTTTGACCCTGTTACCCGTAAAAGCCAGATCAGTCTCCTGGCTGTGCTGAAATCAATCACCCTTGTTAACCAGGATACCATCCTGGTAGGGACCGGGCACATAGTGCTTCTGATGAACAGCCAGAACCTCCAACCCCTGGACACCATCTGGCCAGGCAGAACAACTGTAGCCAGCTTTGCCAATAACACCTATTATATTGGTACCGTCAACGGGCTTTACGCAGTGGACAGAAAAAAACGATCGCAGTTCCTTGGCGCCAGCATCCGCCCGCTGACCTTCCGCATTGCCGCTATCCAACCTGCCCCCGACGGTAGTGTCTGGGTAGCCACCTATGGCAACGGCATTGTACAGTTGCGCGACAATAAGATAGTCAGGCACCTCACTGAGGAAAAAGGGCTCACCAGCAATATCTGCCGCTCACTCTTTCTCCACAACCGTTACCTCTGGGCAGGCACAGACAAGGGGATCTGTAAAATAGACCTGGACCTGCCCGCAACGCCCATTGTCTCCTATACAGTGAATGATGGCCTCCCATCCAATATCATCAATACACTGTATGTTGACGACAATATTGTTTATGTAGGTACAGTATCAGGGCTCACCCTGTTTAATGAATCCCGGCTGAAAAGTTTTTCCCGCTGCGACCTGCGGCTGCTCAATATGGATGCTTCCGGCATCAGCATAATACCAGACAGCAACAGGATCCAGCTGGATTACCTGAAAAATAATCTTCGGTTTTCCTTTGTAGGTATTTCCTATAAATCAGGTGGTGATATACTTTACCGTTACCGGCTGAAAGGACTGAATAACAGCTGGGATTCCACCCACCAAACAACGCTGGAATACCCTGGACTTCCGCCTGGAGATTATCAGCTGGAGTTGTCAGCCATCAATAAATTCGGGATAAAAAGCGAACCGCTGCTCATCTCCTTCAGTATTGACGCCCCCTTCTGGCAGACCATCTGGTTCAAGCTGTCATCCGTGGCATCGATCATTGTACTGGCCTGGTGGCTGATCCGGCGCCGCTATGCTATCCTGCAGCGCCGGGAGCAGGAAAAAGCTACCCTGCAATCCCGGATGAATGAACTGGAGCAGCAGGCCCTGCGCTCCCAGATGAATCCCCATTTTATTTTCAACTGTCTCAACTCCATACAGAACTTCATTATCCGGAATGACTTTGAAACCACCAACCAGTACCTGACAGAATTTGCTTACCTGCTGCGCCAGACGCTGGACAATTCCTCCCGGAGTACTATCTCCCTCCATAATGAGATCACCTACCTGGACCGCTACCTCAAAATGGAACGCATGCGCTTTGCCAATGCGTTTACCTATACTATTGAAGTGGATCCCTTACTGGACCAGGAAACCATCATGATCCCCGCTATGCTCCTCCAGCCTTACGTGGAGAATTCAGTAAGGCATGGGGTCAGGCATATGACAGACAATAACGGCCATATCAGCATTCAATTCATCAGTGAGCAGGACACCCT